The sequence AGCGGCGCTTATAATCTGATGACACATAAACGTAGATGAAATGTTGAAATTGTGagtaaaatgtatatttacagAATATTTGAAACAGTAGAGTCTTTATTTGTTGCTGAACCGTGACTAAGACTTAAAGACAGACTGTTGTAGTCGTTTAAAATTAGACAATCGGCCAGCTAGCCAGTTTCGGTTCCAACATGCTAAGCTAGTGGTAATTATAGAAAcatgctaacgctagctagcttacAGTATTCTACCGGCTACAAATAGACTGAGCAGCTGCTGAACTCCATAGATGTGCTCAGTTTAGTTTGCGTGTTTTTATTGTTCAATATGTAACTTAGCTAGAAATTGACGGATTTGTCAACGCAACTGTTTGTATTCAGGGACCGATTCCGGTGAGTTAGCTAGTCTAGCTTGCTGGCTAACAGCTGGTCTTCAAGTCAAcgttattaacattatttaaccaCTAGCTGTTATGTTAGCAAACATTGCTAGGTTAACTAGCTTAAGTAGCTAACAGTTTAACGATATTACCCATTACTGTAACTTACTAACTTACACAGTGGGTGTCTGCAGAGTTAACCCTGTAAATATTTAACCTATATCTAACCTATATATAAcctatttttatataatgttgcatgcaatatatatatatgtccaatACAACGAGGTGTACAAGTGGGTCATACATAAAAATATGTAACTTATCAATGCaagaatattttaacattatatttgGCTGTGTATATCCTTGTTAGATTGTTCCTTAGACTTTAAGTTCCTGAAACAATGTTTTTGGTATATTGGGTGCCTTGTGTAATTTGCTAGATCACACACTAATATGTGTATGTAACATTATGACATATATAGCTGTTCAACCAGTGTCATTCTGTTTGACAGGTAGCTACAATGGCATCAGAAGCACCTCACAACTTTTCCTGGCTTGAACCTCACAAATTGGCTGGGCTGGCAATGCCAAGAATGCCTGGCCATTACCAGTACCTGGTGAATAATGGTATCAAACATTTAGTCACTTTGTCTGAGAGAAAGCCTCCGTATCATGACACTTGCCCCGAACTGACTTTGCATCACATCAGAATACACGACTTCTGTGCTCCAACATTTGATCAAATCAAACGCTTCCTGACTATAGTGGAAGAAGCCAATACAAAAGgagaggtaaagaaaaaaacacatctcTGCCTGTCAGCGATTTACATGGTCACATGTGTATTATTTGCATACAAAACAGTATACATTTGATCTTGTCTGTTTCAGGGTGTTGCAGTGCACTGTTTGCATGGCTATGGAAGAACTGGGACAATGCTGGCCTGTTACTTGGTGAAAAGTAGAAAACTCAGCGGGATTGATGCTATTAATGAAATTAGACGGATACGGCATGGATCCATTGAAACACGAGAACAGGAACAAATGGTAGTACAGTTTTACCAGCAAATTAAGTAatgaaataaagttaaataattaaaataaactgtacagtTTCATTTATTAacctttcatttattcattttattctagCTTCATTAAACAAACCTGCATTTTGCgcaaatgatatatatttttacttaaaagACAGCGTTGTCAAAACTTAATGggtcattttaaaattaaaaaagactTGTGTACATTTAAGATCATTAGTATACATAAAAAAAGTGTTCACTGTGCCAAGTACTTTTGTGCCATACTATGATATCAACGTTTACGAATATATTTAAGAACACAAACACTGCAATGTGGAACACAGGAGCATGTTTATGATATTTTGACCTTGTTTGGTTCATTCATGGTCAAGGAGAAAAGCTGTTGTCGTTCTCTGAAGGTCAGATTTTCTGGAGCTTTTGTATTCTTGAAGTTCTTGTGATTGAGTTGGCTACAAATGATAAAGAATATATACAGTTGCAgttatttacaataaataaaatcaccATTAAATTGAATTTCAGTACATTAAGCACAACAAAGATGATGACACATAACTGAAAATAAACTGTGAATTAACTTCTAGTTGATACTGGGATGCTTTATGTTAAAAAACCTTCAAATAAGGAAGCTTACCCGAAATAAACACTGACACGCTGAGTCTTGTTAGTTTCAGAGGAACCACCAGGGCCTGCATCTGCAATTACAATTGAGACATTTACAGCTACACGAATCTCACAGCATGTCTTTTCACAGTATTTGGTTTTCACACATCCTCTGCAAGTACCTTTGAGGCAGTCCTCTTCAGTCTGTTGACATTTCTGTTGCAGTGGTAGTTGATTCTGTCGCTCACTCAACTGTTGTCCATTATACAAATCTGCTGCATTAGGCTGGAACAGTGATTAAGATCAGGATTTTGGTTTGACAAACTGTATGATCCACTTAGTTGTTGTACAGTCAGTTGTGTGTTCTAAATTAATATAACGGATTTTGTTTTTCTTATAACAGCTATTATAGAGTATGTTAGAACCAAATGACTATATGAGCATGGACAGCAAAATGTTCCTCAGGAGCTAATTATGATATATAACTTCACACATCTGCATATGTAATGCAAactcaaatttaaatgtattaatctgGTGGATATTTTGGACTTTGTTTCTATAGAACAGAAGTGAATGGAACCATGCTCATATACAGTTATAggttaaatatatacattataaatatactgtTAAACAGgcataaatattataaaactatGTTGAAGCCAAAGTTAATTCTCAGCAAGACAAATACCAACTCGAAAACTATGTGCTTAATTGCGGGCCCACCTGCTCATTGCTCTGTGGCTCAAGCTGCTGCATTATAACAGCACTGTTGTGTTCATCTTCCTCCTCATCATTGTCCTCTCCATTCTGTTGAAAATCCTGTAGCCTCTTCTGAAACTGCCATTCAAGAGAGAGCCTTCGCAGACGCTCACTCTCCTCCAGGGTCCGTTCCATTTTACCCTGCAGCTGCAACATTTCTTGCCCCAGCAGATCCACTGCCAGATGCCTTTGCTGCTTCTTCAACTGCTCCTGAGCCTCCCGCTTCCAAATGTCTGGGGAAAGGCCCTGCACATCACCTTTCATAACAGGCTTGTAACTGTGTGGCTCTGTAGTGTCACTCAGTTGTGAGGAGCTTATCTTGCTTTTCTTGTCATGAGATTTAGAGAAAGACTGACATACAACAGCTTGAGATTTTTCACAAAACTTATCAAGTTTAGGTTTCTGAGGTGAGACGCGAGACTGAACAAGCTGTTTGGATGCTAGTGCTGAACCTGTGTATTGTTCCAAATGGTAGCAACCTGGTGCAGAGGTGCGCTGTGGGTTCCTGACTTGGCCATATGTGTTAGTTGTAGATGACAAGCTGGTATTGGTCGTGTCTGCTCTGAGAACAGGCTGCTGGGACATGCCAAATGGAAAAGCATTGGTTGGATGAGACACAGGAACATCTATCCGCTTTGGTTGTGACACATGCAAAGAATGACCGGAAATCTCCCACTGTCCATCTTTGCTTCTTCTCTCTTGTCCAGAAAAGTTTGAATCCACAGATTGGCTACTCCATGAATCAAAATACAGAGGTCTGTCCACAAGGGGGCCTCCTTTATCCATAGATGGAAGGGTTTCTTGAGAATGTGCCAGTTTCTGCATGTGAATAAAACAAGATGTGTCAGtcaatatactttattaaaatgTATGATTGATTAAGAAATGTAGATATGTGAACCCGGTTTGCAATGATATGGCCAATATGTTGTTGATTACCCAACAATTTGTTGTGCAGAATCTGTTCACTAATGACCACAATTAATACAatggcagtgtgtaaattgatcatgttATTCCAGGAAAtggcttggaaacacccacatctttatatgttgtgaggtgttgtcttgtgagtgagtttgtaaatttgccagcatgctcatggcaaggtgaggtGAATTATTGAATTATCAAATGAGGTCTTATAGTCGATTCCACATGGATTAGGCATTCTATTCACAAAGTTTTGAAGGCATTTAACATCATAcgccatagaaggcattacagTTTCTtagacatttttattatattataatttctgtatatattttatttaatatataatttttatattttacttattttgctttttatttaatgattatttGATATCTGTTATATCCTTATAATTGATATATTCTCTcttatattttattgttacatgtaatgttaatgcataCCACAGAGGGGTCATGACAGTGGGAGACAGTAGAGAAGAGATGAGCCTGTTCAGCAGTTCTTGACTCTTTACTCGCCTGAAGTCTAGACACTGGCAAGGTTGAATATTCCCTGTATGATCCAGTCTGACCAGGGTTTAGGGTTGAAAGGCCAGATTCAGGCTGCCCCTTAGGAAAATTGAAATGCATACACAGTACATGCATGTTAGTCATTCTAATACTACACCAACTGTTTAATATAAGGACTTTTATTTATCATGCAGTCATCCAGCTATGTCTTTTGTAGGATAACTTAGATGCTTCTGGTCTATAAAGTACTATTATCGTCatatatttaaaacaagaaaaattaCAATTGGAAACTCACACCAGCAATAAGATTGTCAGTGGAGACTGAGGTGAATATCTGATTGTGTGTGAATGAATCAACAGACATTTCCATGGTCGTTTGAAAAGGATCTGTGAGAGAAGACAAAGGTTTAAAATTTATCAGAAAATACTGCAAAGATTTTATGATACAAAGTCTTGGGATACTTACAAGCCAAGTTGGGGTTTGAGCGATATTCCAGTCTGTGCTTAAGCCATTGCTGGTCTTGCCTTCTGATTGGTCTCTTGACTGTGTGGTAGCTCCCCTTTGTGCTAGGTATTGTTGAAGGGGCACAAACAATCTGCCCTGAGATTTCACTCATATCAAGGCCACTGGATGGCTGTGTGGCTTGTTCAGCAATATCACCATCTGTTAAATACAATTCTAGTTGGGTTCAGGccaaaaaattaaagtaattgaAGTATGAAATAGCTATAACGTTTTAATATGCTGTTCAATACACTGTGTGAAACATGGGACTTGATTAATATTTGAGCTCAGGTTATTTCTTAAATATATACCTCTAAATCTTGATTGGGATGGTTGGTTCAACACCTCTTCCAGACCATAGTAAACAGCTGCTAACTTGGCAATCTCCAGAGTTACAGATGATCCAGTGCACAACATTATCTCTGCAGCCCTGTTGCAGATAATTTGATAGTTAATCACCTATTTATAATGTAAcatgaaaaaatatacatattaaatgttaaaatcaccGTTCTTGTGACATTCCAATAAGACTTTTGCCCTGCACACTAAGCAACTGATCCCCTGGAGTCAGTCTGCCATCCTAAAGTAGGTGTACATGAACAGAAACAGCAACAGAGAGTTGATGTTATTCGATGTAATGTTATCAGTATTTAACATTGTTTATTCGTCATCTTTATAACCAGACTAACCACATCTGCTGCTCCCCCTCGGACGACAGATTTGATAAAGATTCCCAGCTTTTCTTGTCCAGCTCCCTGCAAGACAAAGAtaatgaatttttttatttaaaagaaaaaaaaacatttttaatttacaaaaaagcTGAAGCAACTATGAGACAAAGTGCAAATGTGATGCTTCAAGCTTCAAGCTTCACCTTAGCTGCTACGATGCTTATGCCCATTCCACTTTGCGAAGGTTTCTTCAGTGTAATTTTCACAATGGCTGGTTtctgataataaaacacaaaataaaaaataaataaaaaaatacatttacaataaaaaactATTGGTCTATTACAAACATTTCATCATAATTTTGAGAAAGTTCTGCAAGCTACTACAGTTCTCATTGTGTATGAATGTAAGAACTTACACATTTTACCCTGTTTCCAGGGGATAAGTCTGAGGTCTGAAAGTGCACAGTCCAAGACCCAAGAGAAAGCTGGTGAGGGATTAGTGTACAAAGTCCTACAGGCAGTGCAAGCACACAGACCAGTGAGAGTGGGACAGAGaataaaaccacatgctgcaaacAGACTTTTTGAAGACATTATTTAAATAGGTACAATCTGTTGGTCAGACATACAGGATGTTTTAGTAACTTAAAAGGGGTTTAGAAAAAGGGAAACATTGCAGACATGAAATTCTGTGCCTGTGGCAAGCAGCACAACCTAGCATAAAAAATACCAATGAATCCTGTGTGAATACCAATGAAGTGCTCCCCCAAAAGCCGCTGTGAATGGTATCTATTTGCTACACAGGAACATTAACGGTAGTAGGTTTCCTTTGATCATGCTTTTGAGTTTTTGAATGaaaaatgtatcaaataaaaaaaaatacatcaaccAGATactgtgaaaagtttttttttaagctaggATAAGGTGGAAAACTTAGAATATCATTCTGAAATTCCAAATCCAACATTCCTCGTTAAATAAATGTCTCTACATTGCTCTTCCTGAACTGTGCCTTTGGGCTTCCAGAGGTGTGGTGTACAGTATTGGGGGGGTTTCAACTCTCATTAGGTGGCCCACTGCTGATCAGGGCCCCTGGGTCTCTGCACTAAACTAGCTATAAAAGACTGTAAATGTCTGTAAAGATGATTCTGCTAAAATGTCTCCATTCTGCATTGGTCTTCAAAATTGAAATATGGCTCTTTTCTTACATCTTTATACATATTTGTCTATTTCCAGAGAGCTTAAATATCTAAAAGAAATAAGGTCTCCTTAGTGAAACTGATATGGTAAGATAAAGGTTTGGGACCATTTACCTTTCTGGCAGATTGGCTCTAGAAACTCTCTAAAGCCCTGTGGAACACCTTGCAGAATCTCACATGAATAGCCCTCCTCAGGCAGCAGAAAAGGCAAGTGAAGCTGTAGGTCTTCCTCTATTTTAATCTCTGTGCCTTCTTTCTCCAGCACATCCTTTTCTTCACTCTCTGCCATTGCCACCACACTCTCTATCAGATCCTGGAATGCCCAAGGACAGTTTTTCACAATTACAACATTTCACACATGAGGACAGTCTGAATAtatagta is a genomic window of Astyanax mexicanus isolate ESR-SI-001 chromosome 14, AstMex3_surface, whole genome shotgun sequence containing:
- the LOC103046279 gene encoding afadin isoform X6 encodes the protein MNNGVDGKEKVGVLQNFKRTLSKKHKTNKQKKKENLDSHCIETGDLPSDGINCKNSHEQEKRTLVDDLKAGMNPADPECFELRNEEIKSEHSNRKPSSSTVRPAGKVVCSEQSNKRRLLEYITQKREQTSESWNGSNGSTVPENSVPKWNLPLSIKLEEKKEEAFLLAVVNYTNSSTVHFKLSLAYAFYLACRFVLTQSEERNKNPKKTAQRISTIVNKIVRLMDNVIQKQRSITVALTFWMANASEFLNFIRQDSDLANITISSQNALGQLVQKAFKYLSNRLLADLESHLPGFVTDAGDETTQAGIDSVLASFSRAMTLLRRFRVNPALSIQLFSQLFHFMGAWLLNRLTVAASGSNLCSHYWGMTLRQRLNHVEAWAERQGLELAADCHLSRIIQATTLLTLNSYGVKNAEKVHSVCFKLNSLQLRALMTKYQYAPKQPHIPHDLIESVVAMAESEEKDVLEKEGTEIKIEEDLQLHLPFLLPEEGYSCEILQGVPQGFREFLEPICQKGLCTLIPHQLSLGSWTVHFQTSDLSPGNRVKCKPAIVKITLKKPSQSGMGISIVAAKGAGQEKLGIFIKSVVRGGAADVDGRLTPGDQLLSVQGKSLIGMSQERAAEIMLCTGSSVTLEIAKLAAVYYGLEEVLNQPSQSRFRELYLTDGDIAEQATQPSSGLDMSEISGQIVCAPSTIPSTKGSYHTVKRPIRRQDQQWLKHRLEYRSNPNLAYPFQTTMEMSVDSFTHNQIFTSVSTDNLIAGGQPESGLSTLNPGQTGSYREYSTLPVSRLQASKESRTAEQAHLFSTVSHCHDPSVKLAHSQETLPSMDKGGPLVDRPLYFDSWSSQSVDSNFSGQERRSKDGQWEISGHSLHVSQPKRIDVPVSHPTNAFPFGMSQQPVLRADTTNTSLSSTTNTYGQVRNPQRTSAPGCYHLEQYTGSALASKQLVQSRVSPQKPKLDKFCEKSQAVVCQSFSKSHDKKSKISSSQLSDTTEPHSYKPVMKGDVQGLSPDIWKREAQEQLKKQQRHLAVDLLGQEMLQLQGKMERTLEESERLRRLSLEWQFQKRLQDFQQNGEDNDEEEDEHNSAVIMQQLEPQSNEQPNAADLYNGQQLSERQNQLPLQQKCQQTEEDCLKDAGPGGSSETNKTQRVSVYFGQLNHKNFKNTKAPENLTFRERQQLFSLTMNEPNKVKIS
- the LOC103046279 gene encoding afadin isoform X4, which produces MARVSGFVSLNDRSVFSKACQTLDRERLQTIIDQWNSERLDLFEISQPDEDHITGNFSTKCIRVSSTSTTQEIIATLLEKFKLDIKAEADPYFMYEVSGDKEGRRLDLHEQPLMVQLSWNKDTIEGRFILKKDGNTNLQNNGVDGKEKVGVLQNFKRTLSKKHKTNKQKKKENLDSHCIETGDLPSDGINCKNSHEQEKRTLVDDLKAGMNPADPECFELRNEEIKSEHSNRKPSSSTVRPAGKVVCSEQSNKRRLLEYITQKREQTSESWNGSNGSTVPENSVPKWNLPLSIKLEEKKEEAFLLAVVNYTNSSTVHFKLSLAYAFYLACRFVLTQSEERNKNPKKTAQRISTIVNKIVRLMDNVIQKQRSITVALTFWMANASEFLNFIRQDSDLANITISSQNALGQLVQKAFKYLSNRLLADLESHLPGFVTDAGDETTQAGIDSVLASFSRAMTLLRRFRVNPALSIQLFSQLFHFMGAWLLNRLTVAASGSNLCSHYWGMTLRQRLNHVEAWAERQGLELAADCHLSRIIQATTLLTLNSYGVKNAEKVHSVCFKLNSLQLRALMTKYQYAPKQPHIPHDLIESVVAMAESEEKDVLEKEGTEIKIEEDLQLHLPFLLPEEGYSCEILQGVPQGFREFLEPICQKGLCTLIPHQLSLGSWTVHFQTSDLSPGNRVKCKPAIVKITLKKPSQSGMGISIVAAKGAGQEKLGIFIKSVVRGGAADVDGRLTPGDQLLSVQGKSLIGMSQERAAEIMLCTGSSVTLEIAKLAAVYYGLEEVLNQPSQSRFRELYLTDGDIAEQATQPSSGLDMSEISGQIVCAPSTIPSTKGSYHTVKRPIRRQDQQWLKHRLEYRSNPNLAYPFQTTMEMSVDSFTHNQIFTSVSTDNLIAGGQPESGLSTLNPGQTGSYREYSTLPVSRLQASKESRTAEQAHLFSTVSHCHDPSVKLAHSQETLPSMDKGGPLVDRPLYFDSWSSQSVDSNFSGQERRSKDGQWEISGHSLHVSQPKRIDVPVSHPTNAFPFGMSQQPVLRADTTNTSLSSTTNTYGQVRNPQRTSAPGCYHLEQYTGSALASKQLVQSRVSPQKPKLDKFCEKSQAVVCQSFSKSHDKKSKISSSQLSDTTEPHSYKPVMKGDVQGLSPDIWKREAQEQLKKQQRHLAVDLLGQEMLQLQGKMERTLEESERLRRLSLEWQFQKRLQDFQQNGEDNDEEEDEHNSAVIMQQLEPQSNEQPNAADLYNGQQLSERQNQLPLQQKCQQTEEDCLKDAGPGGSSETNKTQRVSVYFGQLNHKNFKNTKAPENLTFRERQQLFSLTMNEPNKVKIS
- the LOC103046279 gene encoding afadin isoform X2 — translated: MARVSGFVSLNDRSVFSKACQTLDRERLQTIIDQWNSERLDLFEISQPDEDLNFHGVMRFYLQDHITGNFSTKCIRVSSTSTTQEIIATLLEKFKLDIKAEADPYFMYEVSGDKEGRRLDLHEQPLMVQLSWNKDTIEGRFILKKDGNTNLQNNGVDGKEKVGVLQNFKRTLSKKHKTNKQKKKENLDSHCIETGDLPSDGINCKNSHEQEKRTLVDDLKAGMNPADPECFELRNEEIKSEHSNRKPSSSTVRPAGKVVCSEQSNKRRLLEYITQKREQTSESWNGSNGSTVPENSVPKWNLPLSIKLEEKKEEAFLLAVVNYTNSSTVHFKLSLAYAFYLACRFVLTQSEERNKNPKKTAQRISTIVNKIVRLMDNVIQKQRSITVALTFWMANASEFLNFIRQDSDLANITISSQNALGQLVQKAFKYLSNRLLADLESHLPGFVTDAGDETTQAGIDSVLASFSRAMTLLRRFRVNPALSIQLFSQLFHFMGAWLLNRLTVAASGSNLCSHYWGMTLRQRLNHVEAWAERQGLELAADCHLSRIIQATTLLTLNSYGVKNAEKVHSVCFKLNSLQLRALMTKYQYAPKQPHIPHDLIESVVAMAESEEKDVLEKEGTEIKIEEDLQLHLPFLLPEEGYSCEILQGVPQGFREFLEPICQKGLCTLIPHQLSLGSWTVHFQTSDLSPGNRVKCKPAIVKITLKKPSQSGMGISIVAAKGAGQEKLGIFIKSVVRGGAADVDGRLTPGDQLLSVQGKSLIGMSQERAAEIMLCTGSSVTLEIAKLAAVYYGLEEVLNQPSQSRFRELYLTDGDIAEQATQPSSGLDMSEISGQIVCAPSTIPSTKGSYHTVKRPIRRQDQQWLKHRLEYRSNPNLAYPFQTTMEMSVDSFTHNQIFTSVSTDNLIAGPESGLSTLNPGQTGSYREYSTLPVSRLQASKESRTAEQAHLFSTVSHCHDPSVKLAHSQETLPSMDKGGPLVDRPLYFDSWSSQSVDSNFSGQERRSKDGQWEISGHSLHVSQPKRIDVPVSHPTNAFPFGMSQQPVLRADTTNTSLSSTTNTYGQVRNPQRTSAPGCYHLEQYTGSALASKQLVQSRVSPQKPKLDKFCEKSQAVVCQSFSKSHDKKSKISSSQLSDTTEPHSYKPVMKGDVQGLSPDIWKREAQEQLKKQQRHLAVDLLGQEMLQLQGKMERTLEESERLRRLSLEWQFQKRLQDFQQNGEDNDEEEDEHNSAVIMQQLEPQSNEQPNAADLYNGQQLSERQNQLPLQQKCQQTEEDCLKDAGPGGSSETNKTQRVSVYFGQLNHKNFKNTKAPENLTFRERQQLFSLTMNEPNKVKIS
- the LOC103046279 gene encoding afadin isoform X1 encodes the protein MARVSGFVSLNDRSVFSKACQTLDRERLQTIIDQWNSERLDLFEISQPDEDLNFHGVMRFYLQDHITGNFSTKCIRVSSTSTTQEIIATLLEKFKLDIKAEADPYFMYEVSGDKEGRRLDLHEQPLMVQLSWNKDTIEGRFILKKDGNTNLQNNGVDGKEKVGVLQNFKRTLSKKHKTNKQKKKENLDSHCIETGDLPSDGINCKNSHEQEKRTLVDDLKAGMNPADPECFELRNEEIKSEHSNRKPSSSTVRPAGKVVCSEQSNKRRLLEYITQKREQTSESWNGSNGSTVPENSVPKWNLPLSIKLEEKKEEAFLLAVVNYTNSSTVHFKLSLAYAFYLACRFVLTQSEERNKNPKKTAQRISTIVNKIVRLMDNVIQKQRSITVALTFWMANASEFLNFIRQDSDLANITISSQNALGQLVQKAFKYLSNRLLADLESHLPGFVTDAGDETTQAGIDSVLASFSRAMTLLRRFRVNPALSIQLFSQLFHFMGAWLLNRLTVAASGSNLCSHYWGMTLRQRLNHVEAWAERQGLELAADCHLSRIIQATTLLTLNSYGVKNAEKVHSVCFKLNSLQLRALMTKYQYAPKQPHIPHDLIESVVAMAESEEKDVLEKEGTEIKIEEDLQLHLPFLLPEEGYSCEILQGVPQGFREFLEPICQKGLCTLIPHQLSLGSWTVHFQTSDLSPGNRVKCKPAIVKITLKKPSQSGMGISIVAAKGAGQEKLGIFIKSVVRGGAADVDGRLTPGDQLLSVQGKSLIGMSQERAAEIMLCTGSSVTLEIAKLAAVYYGLEEVLNQPSQSRFRELYLTDGDIAEQATQPSSGLDMSEISGQIVCAPSTIPSTKGSYHTVKRPIRRQDQQWLKHRLEYRSNPNLAYPFQTTMEMSVDSFTHNQIFTSVSTDNLIAGGQPESGLSTLNPGQTGSYREYSTLPVSRLQASKESRTAEQAHLFSTVSHCHDPSVKLAHSQETLPSMDKGGPLVDRPLYFDSWSSQSVDSNFSGQERRSKDGQWEISGHSLHVSQPKRIDVPVSHPTNAFPFGMSQQPVLRADTTNTSLSSTTNTYGQVRNPQRTSAPGCYHLEQYTGSALASKQLVQSRVSPQKPKLDKFCEKSQAVVCQSFSKSHDKKSKISSSQLSDTTEPHSYKPVMKGDVQGLSPDIWKREAQEQLKKQQRHLAVDLLGQEMLQLQGKMERTLEESERLRRLSLEWQFQKRLQDFQQNGEDNDEEEDEHNSAVIMQQLEPQSNEQPNAADLYNGQQLSERQNQLPLQQKCQQTEEDCLKDAGPGGSSETNKTQRVSVYFGQLNHKNFKNTKAPENLTFRERQQLFSLTMNEPNKVKIS
- the LOC103046279 gene encoding afadin isoform X5 codes for the protein MARVSGFVSLNDRSVFSKACQTLDRERLQTIIDQWNSERLDLFEISQPDEDLNFHGVMRFYLQDHITGNFSTKCIRVSSTSTTQEIIATLLEKFKLDIKAEADPYFMYEVSGDKEGRRLDLHEQPLMVQLSWNKDTIEGRFILKKDGNTNLQNNGVDGKEKVGVLQNFKRTLSKKHKTNKQKKKENLDSHCIETGDLPSDGINCKNSHEQEKRTLVDDLKAGMNPADPECFELRNEEIKSEHSNRKPSSSTVRPAGKVVCSEQSNKRRLLEYITQKREQTSESWNGSNGSTVPENSVPKWNLPLSIKLEEKKEEAFLLAVVNYTNSSTVHFKLSLAYAFYLACRFVLTQSEERNKNPKKTAQRISTIVNKIVRLMDNVIQKQRSITVALTFWMANASEFLNFIRQDSDLANITISSQNALGQLVQKAFKYLSNRLLADLESHLPGFVTDAGDETTQAGIDSVLASFSRAMTLLRRFRVNPALSIQLFSQLFHFMGAWLLNRLTVAASGSNLCSHYWGMTLRQRLNHVEAWAERQGLELAADCHLSRIIQATTLLTLNSYGVKNAEKVHSVCFKLNSLQLRALMTKYQYAPKQPHIPHDLIESVVAMAESEEKDVLEKEGTEIKIEEDLQLHLPFLLPEEGYSCEILQGVPQGFREFLEPICQKGLCTLIPHQLSLGSWTVHFQTSDLSPGNRVKCKPAIVKITLKKPSQSGMGISIVAAKGAGQEKLGIFIKSVVRGGAADVDGRLTPGDQLLSVQGKSLIGMSQERAAEIMLCTGSSVTLEIAKLAAVYYGLEEVLNQPSQSRFRELYLTDGDIAEQATQPSSGLDMSEISGQIVCAPSTIPSTKGSYHTVKRPIRRQDQQWLKHRLEYRSNPNLAYPFQTTMEMSVDSFTHNQIFTSVSTDNLIAGGQPESGLSTLNPGQTGSYREYSTLPVSRMQKLAHSQETLPSMDKGGPLVDRPLYFDSWSSQSVDSNFSGQERRSKDGQWEISGHSLHVSQPKRIDVPVSHPTNAFPFGMSQQPVLRADTTNTSLSSTTNTYGQVRNPQRTSAPGCYHLEQYTGSALASKQLVQSRVSPQKPKLDKFCEKSQAVVCQSFSKSHDKKSKISSSQLSDTTEPHSYKPVMKGDVQGLSPDIWKREAQEQLKKQQRHLAVDLLGQEMLQLQGKMERTLEESERLRRLSLEWQFQKRLQDFQQNGEDNDEEEDEHNSAVIMQQLEPQSNEQPNAADLYNGQQLSERQNQLPLQQKCQQTEEDCLKDAGPGGSSETNKTQRVSVYFGQLNHKNFKNTKAPENLTFRERQQLFSLTMNEPNKVKIS
- the dusp23b gene encoding dual specificity protein phosphatase 23b; translation: MASEAPHNFSWLEPHKLAGLAMPRMPGHYQYLVNNGIKHLVTLSERKPPYHDTCPELTLHHIRIHDFCAPTFDQIKRFLTIVEEANTKGEGVAVHCLHGYGRTGTMLACYLVKSRKLSGIDAINEIRRIRHGSIETREQEQMVVQFYQQIK
- the LOC103046279 gene encoding afadin isoform X3, whose amino-acid sequence is MARVSGFVSLNDRSVFSKACQTLDRERLQTIIDQWNSERLDLFEISQPDEDLNFHGVMRFYLQDHITGNFSTKCIRVSSTSTTQEIIATLLEKFKLDIKAEADPYFMYEVSGDKEGRRLDLHEQPLMVQLSWNKDTIEGRFILKKDGNTNLQNNGVDGKEKVGVLQNFKRTLSKKHKTNKQKKKENLDSHCIETGDLPSDGINCKNSHEQEKRTLVDDLKAGMNPADPECFELRNEEIKSEHSNRKPSSSTVRPAGKVVCSEQSNKRRLLEYITQKREQTSESWNGSNGSTVPENSVPKWNLPLSIKLEEKKEEAFLLAVVNYTNSSTVHFKLSLAYAFYLACRFVLTQSEERNKNPKKTAQRISTIVNKIVRLMDNVIQKQRSITVALTFWMANASEFLNFIRQDSDLANITISSQNALGQLVQKAFKYLSNRLLADLESHLPGFVTDAGDETTQAGIDSVLASFSRAMTLLRRFRVNPALSIQLFSQLFHFMGAWLLNRLTVAASGSNLCSHYWGMTLRQRLNHVEAWAERQGLELAADCHLSRIIQATTLLTLNSYGVKNAEKVHSVCFKLNSLQLRALMTKYQYAPKQPHIPHDLIESVVAMAESEEKDVLEKEGTEIKIEEDLQLHLPFLLPEEGYSCEILQGVPQGFREFLEPICQKGLCTLIPHQLSLGSWTVHFQTSDLSPGNRVKCKPAIVKITLKKPSQSGMGISIVAAKGAGQEKLGIFIKSVVRGGAADVDGRLTPGDQLLSVQGKSLIGMSQERAAEIMLCTGSSVTLEIAKLAAVYYGLEEVLNQPSQSRFRDGDIAEQATQPSSGLDMSEISGQIVCAPSTIPSTKGSYHTVKRPIRRQDQQWLKHRLEYRSNPNLAYPFQTTMEMSVDSFTHNQIFTSVSTDNLIAGGQPESGLSTLNPGQTGSYREYSTLPVSRLQASKESRTAEQAHLFSTVSHCHDPSVKLAHSQETLPSMDKGGPLVDRPLYFDSWSSQSVDSNFSGQERRSKDGQWEISGHSLHVSQPKRIDVPVSHPTNAFPFGMSQQPVLRADTTNTSLSSTTNTYGQVRNPQRTSAPGCYHLEQYTGSALASKQLVQSRVSPQKPKLDKFCEKSQAVVCQSFSKSHDKKSKISSSQLSDTTEPHSYKPVMKGDVQGLSPDIWKREAQEQLKKQQRHLAVDLLGQEMLQLQGKMERTLEESERLRRLSLEWQFQKRLQDFQQNGEDNDEEEDEHNSAVIMQQLEPQSNEQPNAADLYNGQQLSERQNQLPLQQKCQQTEEDCLKDAGPGGSSETNKTQRVSVYFGQLNHKNFKNTKAPENLTFRERQQLFSLTMNEPNKVKIS